CTGAACTTCTTGGAAAGGCTACTGCTAGAGATAAATGGAATCATCTCTCTAAAATCTTTACCAATAATTTTTTGCAAGAAAATCTCAATTACGTGCTCAACTTCAAACTATCAGAAAAGATAATCTTTCAATCTTTGATTTCCTTCATCAATTCAAGACTATCTCAGATTTTGTAGCAGAAATCGGTGAAACTGTATCTGATGAGGACATTGTTATGTACTCTCTCTCCGGTCTTGGCAGAGAATATGCTAATTTTGTGATTACAATTCAAAATCGAGAAACTCCTCTTTCATTTGCAGAACTTAGATCtagactgatttttcatgaacaaTGACTTATAGATCAAGATCaagattctttttcttctctcataGTCGATCCTACTAATTCTGCATTCTTTGTTAGAAGATTTGCAAATTCACAATCCTCTGTTGGTAGTTCTTCAAGACAATCTAGTGGTAATTCTGGTTCTTCTTCACAGAATTTTGTTTCTCATTCTGGCAATGGTACTAGTAATACTTTCAAGAGAAATGAATTTAACCctcacaaaaaccagtttcaACACCTTATACCTTTCACACTGGTAGTAATCCATTTCATGGTGGTAATGGAAGCTTTAATGCTGGACATGGACAACCTCCTTGTCATATTTGTTATAGACAAGGTCACTTTGCCAACAGATGCAGATTTAGGTATTCTCAGTCTAGAAATGGTGTTACTGCTTTGCAAAAAGCTTTTGCAGGCTTGGAAGTTTCAACACAATTGCAGACTTCTACTCCTCCTTCCGCTCCTATTGTATCTAATGTTGCAGATATTTTTTCTTCTCCTGGTCATTGGAGTACAAATGAAACTGGACCAGTATGGATTCCTGATTCTGGTGCTACAAGTCATATGACTAATGATTCAATTTTACTTACTACTGTTGAAGAGTTTGATGGAGATGAACAAGTCATGGTGGGAGATGGTAAGTTACTTCCTATCACTCTCACAGGATCTTCCACTttacatccttcttctagtggTACTTCTTTTAAGTTAAATAATATTTTGTTTGTGCCAAACATGAAACAGAATTTACTTTTTATTGCTAAGTTCACAACTGACAATAATTGTTCCTTTGAATTCTTTCCATGGGGTTATGAAATCAAGTTTATTCTCAGTAAGCAAGTGCTAGCAAGGGGTCTAATGAAACACAATTTATATCCTCTCTCAACTAACCATCTTATTCAGTCAGTTCCCAACATAACTCTCAGTTCAATTTTGGCTTCACCAACTATATGGCATCAAAGACTTGGTCATCCATCACAAAAGATTGTTCAAAGGCTTGCTTCCTCAGAAGAAATATAATTTTCTAATAAAGACTTTGAAGCTGTTTGTTCATCCTGTCAGTTAGGGAAGAGCAAGTATTTACCTTTCACTTCTTCTAGTTCTATATCTTGTCATCCTTTGGCTTTGATTCACTGTGACATATGGGGTCCTGCACCTATAATGTCTACACTAGGATATAGATATTACATATTGTTTGTAGATGAATTCAGCAAATTTAATTGGATATATCCAATGAAGTTGTTTCAAATTGTTCAGAACTTCAATGAAAAATCTTCTTGAGAACAAGATTAAAGAATTTCAGACTGATGGTGCTTATGAACTGGTTAAAGGTCCATTTAGAGATTTCTTGGATGTTAATGGTATTATTGTTAGAATCTCTTGTCCTCGTGTACATCAACAAAATGGGGCTGCTGAAAGAAAACATAGGCAAGTGACAGAAATAGGTAATACTTTATCCTTTAGAGCTAATATTTCAAAAAGGTTTTGGTTTGATGCATTCTTGACTGCCACCTATTTGATAAACAGAACTCCTACAAAACTCTTATTTTTCAAATGTCCATATGCACTACTATTTGGAAAACAACCTGACTATTTTTTTCTTAAAGTATTTGGTTGTCTTTGTTTTCCAAATATAGTTTCTACTAGAAAAGACAAGTTGAGCCCAAGATCAGTGCCTTGTGTTTTTCTGGGTTATAGTCCTTTTCATAAAGGATATAGATGTTATGATCCTTGTACTCATATGGTCTATACAACAATTCATGTTGTTTTTAATGAGTTggtttttccttttgcttcagCAACACCAAGTTCAGCTGCTGCTTCAGGTGTTCTATATGGTTTATCTCCTTCAATTGATGCTTCAGTTTCTAATACTTCATATGATTCTGTTGTTACTTCAGTGGTTACTAATTCATCTGCTTCAGCTGATATTGCTTCTGCAAATGGTAATGTTTCTTCTACTTCATCTCTTAAGCCTCATGTTATTCATACTAGATCAAAATCAggcatttcaaaaccaaaaccattAGGCTCAGATTTCATAGCTAATGTTCATATTAAACATCCAATACCAGTAGCTTACACTGCAATTTTAGAATCTCTTGATGTCCCAAAAACTTTCAAAAAGGCTGCTAACATACCAAATTGGGTACTTTCCATGAACAATGAATATGAAGCTCTTTATAATAATGATACTTGGAGAGAGGTTCTATATGTTCCTGGTATGAATGTTCTAAGCtgtaaatgggttttcaaaaacaaacttaaaGCTGATGGTACTTTAGAGAGACACAAAGCAAGATTAGTGGTTCAGGGGTACAACCAAATTTATGGTGTGGATTATAAAGAAACTTTTAGCCCAGTGGTTAAACCAACTACTATAAGATGTGTTTTAAGTCTTGCTTTAAATCAAAAATGGCCAATTAGGAAATTGGATGTGTCCAATGCCTTCTTACATGGAGATTTAAGTGAAGATGTTTACATGATGCAGCCTCCTGGATTTGTTTCAAAAGAGAACCCTTCTTATGTTTGGAAACTGCAAAAGTCcttatatggtttaaagcaagCTCCTAGAGCTTGGTTTGATAAATTCAGTAAATTCTTACTCTCTCAAGGATTTATTCAATCTGAATGTGATCATTCCATGTTCTATTATAGAAAATCTGGTGTCAAGATGATTCTTttagtctatgttgatgatattattctAGTTGGCAGTTCAGATGAAGCCTTATCTACTTTCATTACTTCTTTAAGTGCTGCTTTTGCAATGAAGGATTTGGgttctcttttttattttctggGTATCGAAGCTGCTTTTACTTCAGGTACAAATTCTATGCTTCTTACTCAAAATAAATATTCTTTGGAGTTATTAAAAGTTTGACATGTTAGAGTGCAAACCTTGCAAAACACCAGTTGCACAAGGtcaaagagcatctatttcagaTGGTACAGGCTTACAAGATTCTTCTACTTATAGAAGTTTGGTGGGAGGACTTCAATACTTGACTTTTACAAGACCTGACATCAGCTACGCAGTAAACCATGTGTCTCAATTTATGTACAAACCAACTGATGTTCACTTACAGCTTGCTAAAAGGATTTTAAGATACATTAAGGGTTCCTTAGGGTCTGGTATTACTATTACTGGAGGCAACTGCAATACAATTACTGCTTATAATGACAGTGACTGGTCTGGTTGTCCTGATTCCAGAAGATCAACCACTGGTTTCATGGTCCTCTAAGAAACAACCAACTGTAGCTCATTCTTCAACTGAAGCAGAATACAAAGATTTGGCTGTTGCTGCTTATGAAGTTAGATGGAATTCATACATTATGGATGAACTAGGGGTTCCTCTCACTACTCCTTGTCTCTTATACTGTGATAATATGGGAGCCAACAGTTTAGCTTCAAATCCTGTGTGTCATGCTCGAACCAAGCATATTGAAATCGCTTATCACTCTGTCAGAAGCTTGGTAATGATCGGTTTATATCTGTGAAGTATGTCCATACTTTGGATCAAATTGCTGATATGTTTACTAAGGGACTTGACAAACATTTGTTCTTCAAGTTGGAGGGCAAACTGATGCACTACCAGAGTGCTCAATTTGAGGGGGGCTGTCAGAGCACCTAGCTCAACCAATACTATGTGTCCACGTGTTTGATCTCTCCTCCACTAGTTTGAGTCCATGTGTATCTTTGACAGCTCAGTGTAACTGTCTTTGTCAGTATTGTCGGTTGTATCTTTAAATActttctctttgtttctttgtaatGTTAACAGCATTAATTCAATACACAACTTTGTTCTTTCAATTTCATCCAAGGTCTGTAACATGTTATATGACTGACCGTGATTTTCTACAAGCATATCTAATGTGCACGTAATTTGGGTTTTTAAAAGGGCCGTCCGATCTTTTTTGGGGGGAGGCTGTCCGAGTGTAATTTGAGTTTAGGTGAGTTTGACTGGAACCATATAAAAACTACTGGGTTCCGGTCATAATTGATGTAATCTGAATCGAATTGTCTCCTTATACAATGAGATTATTTCCAGAGTAATAAACACCATACATACTGTAACTCAGGAATCGATCAATCGTCCTAAGTAGCAGGAAGCATACCTTAATATGAAATATAACCATGCCGTTCAGTCCTTTCTCCTTCCATTTTAACAGCAGCATATCAAATAATCCAAGGCTGCGAATCAGAATGATTACTTATACGAACATGAAGATAAACCCTTTCAAATCCAAAGTGTCCTGTTCAGCAGTCTTGATTTGGTTGAAATGCTCCAAGGATAaacattgtttttctttttcttctatcttaTAAACAACAATATGACCACCATAGCTTTCTACGACATAAATAAGTTGAGGCAGTGAGAGTATTGAATAAatggagaaaaataaataaatatgtgatGGGTCTTCCTCTGGAAAGCAAAGCAAGTCACAAGCTAAAACAAGACTACGGTTTCATTTTGGACGTTCATGCTAATCCATCTCTTTTTTAATTGCAAAAAGTTGAGATTTGAGACAAGCTAAGATGGTAGATCTCACGAATAGAATGCAAATAAACAAAGGCCATCATATAAATATGACTATTTTGTTCAATAATTCCCtgaggccaagcactatggttcACGTTTTCCCTTCCCTCTCCCCTATATGTAAATAACATCTTTTCCGACTTTAACAAGGTTTTATAATTTGGTAATTTGGTACTTCTAGTTAACAATGAAACTAACACATGATCCTTGATAAATTTGGTACTTCTAGTTAACAATGTCTGGAATTTAAATTCAAGACATAAATTAAATTTACACTCCAATTGATCAACCAAGATTAGTTGTAATTATTCACTTGAAACTTTGTCATCATCTCTAACTTAGTTGCAGTGTCTCCGTTTGCCTTTTCAACTTGGCTCTGGCAGTTTCACTCGACAGACATCCAGCAGCATGACCAAATCCATCCCCAATATGATCAGCTTGTTGTTTTCCTTGAAGTTGCTTTACCAGAACGTAAGCATCTTCCCCATTATCATAAAACATATCTGCAGATTCATAGAATTTATACCCTAATCTTTTGGTAAAAAGATTAATCGCAGCTCGACTACTTTTAAGAACGTGAAGAGAAACACGTTCAGGCCCATATTCTTGTACCATAGCGTTCTGAGCAACACTCATCAGCTTCTTTGCAATTCCTTTTCTACGGTGTGTAGGAAGAACACCTAGATATGAAATATAACCATGAGGTTTAGTGACTTCCATCCTAGCGACAACATATCCAAGAATACGACCAGTAACATTCTCTTCTGCGACATAAGAAAGTCCTGGCCACAAAACTAAATAATCTTCATAGTAAAGATAGTCTCCTGGGTGATTTTCCTCTTCGAAACAGTCTAAATCCAAATCTTGCATTCCTGGTATATCATCCATGGTTGCTTGTCTGATAACAACCATTGTTAATTGAATATTGACTGATGAGAGAAGACGAAAACAGATATATAGTTTTTACGAATACCCAATATTATGTATTTATAGATGGATGAATTACTTGATGAACAACTCTTTCCTAATGACATTCCTAAACAGAAACGAACTTATAAGAGAAATACGATGCTAACGGGACACTACTGATTCTTGGGGCGGCAGTTTGACTTTGTTAACCttttttactttatcttgcttttGAATTCTTTTTTAAACCGATTCATGTCTGCTGTATGCTAATCTAGTGTTTATGATAACCAgaagcataaaaaaaaaaacactctagCTTTTCTTGCTTCGGGATATGGAAAAGGAAATCTGCAAAAAGTATTATGATCTGCCTATAAGAAGGCCCTAAGTGCAATAATGCTATGTCTACAGGGGCTGAAATCCCGTGAGATTCACGGGTAGACACAGATTTTAGTGGGTCCCATAAGCCCACCCCTGTTAGCTCCAGCGGGTCTCAGGGGCTGTCTCACTCCGTATTCAGCCCCGGGATTTCCCTTTGTCAACGTAGCATCACTCCCCTAAGTGCCATTACGCGATTCCTCTGATTAGATTAGGTAAAATGCAGGAGACACTAAGGTTCATGATTTGCTAGCTGTGCCGTTCAGACAGCAGGGGTGAGTGATTAAAGGCAGGAAAGTAGGAATACTGTGGTTGCTCTGAGGGTAACTATTGCAAGGGAAAATGAGATGTCAATTACGAGAATTCAAATTGCATCGGCGTAAAAACAATGACAACATAGTTTGGGGAGCCTATTGCGAATTCCACCTGGGCAAGATGTCTTTTGTGAAAGGTAAGCTATATCGGTCCTGGTAAATGGAATTTGTTTGTGCAAGGAAGCCATGGAAGAAACTGTCTTTCTTGACTGCCACTTCAGTTGGTCAGTTTTTGAAAGAGACTTTAGAGTGAGCCTGATGAGTGAAACAAATAAGATGTTGAAGTTACAAACTACGTATATAACATGAGATACAAGTAAAAATTAAACCGTGAACAGATGGGGAATCCTTTCTGGTCCAAAAAGTTGTTGCCGGGAAAGAACTTGTTGCAGCAACTTGGTTGGAGGACATCACTGAAAGTAAATCTAGTCATTTTTATCTTCTGAAATGAACAAACCTGCACTAAACAGCCAGCGAATACCCAAGCCGATCCTTTAAATTGCAAAGGACAGACTGGAAAATCCAAACCAAGCACTAAAAATATAAAAGATAGCCAAGAAAATTCTATAATAGCAAGAACAGCTTAACGCACTGctttggttgaggatgatctgaACAAAACAATGCTCACCATCTTAGGGTTTTCATCTCCGGTTTTTCAGAGAAGAAATCATCTATGTATCATAATCTAGTAacatttattttagtattttattacaAGAAACTAATTAAAAGTTTAACATGCTAAGCTCCAACAGCGTGTAATGTTAGTTAAACAGGTTGTCGTACTAAGCTATCAGTGAGCGTCATGAAGATCCAttcaagggagccgaagcggataagTGGCTCATTATTTTGCAAGAGGGTAAATTATCTCTACCTTCCCAGTCAAATTCTACAATATTGCGCCACTGGGACCTAATTCTAGGATCTCCTGAAATACATGAACTTTTGAGAAACAGAATGACCAGCTCAGCTAGCTACCGTTGCAATATTTCATTGCTTTGTTATACATGCATTTGTATTGAGAGAAGTTAGGGGAACCCATGGAAAGGGTGGGCGGTTCCAATCCCTTACGTTGCTGGGTGGCCCCATTGACAATAAAGCTGCTAAATAAAATGATTTCATATATAAATTCCTAGATCCGCTTGTTACATTTAGTGCATGAATAAGTGGCTAAAGAAAAACAGTTTGGTACAGTAATAACACTAGTCCATCCGTCTCACTATTAGTTGATCtatttgtttttatgttttttctcattaataatttattttatatCGTTTAAgactcatgtttatattcgttataataggtgttttaaaatgtttttcaatgatataaaatttaaaaatatCCGTAATATAGTTGGagagataaattatttctaaattaTACTAGTAAATCAATTAATAATGGGACGGAAAGAGTATATGGCTACGCGCACTGGTGAGCATCTAttcaaactaaaaaaaaagattagtGTCGGAAACTGTCAGATACTTTGATTAGTTTATATCAATATTCTAAGATGATTGATAATGGAGAAATGATAACTCTTAGTTATCCTGACCTTCTTGTTGGTAATGTTTCATCTTACTAACTTACACTCATATTACACCATTTAACTTCACAGAACTAACAATATCCTCCTAACTGTGATGTTTTACAACTTTAATTAGctaagcaaaattttgaaattttcccTTTGCCACAGCCTCCGTGTATATGTCCTTAAATTGATCTTCCATCTTGCAATACTTGAGTTAAATCTCACCTTCTTCATATGTCTCTCTCATAAAGTGACACTAGAGCTTTACGTGCCTATCTCTACAATGCTGGACTGAATTCTTGGACATACCAATCGCCGGTTTGTCATCACAAAAAAATTCAGTGCTCACTTCTTGTTTCTCTTGGATGTCTTCCAAGATTCTTTTTATCCATACAACATGAGATGCTACTAATGATGCTGAAATATAGTCTTCTTCCGTTGTGGATTAAGCCACAGTTTGCTGCTTCTTCAAAGCccatgaaaatattcccaaacaAAGAGAAAAAGCATGTCCAGATGTACTCTTAATGTCATCAATACGACCTTCTAAGTCGCTATCACATTTGCCAACAAATTTGACATCAAATTTCCAGAATACATGATTTCAAAATTCACTGTTTCTTGTGTGTACCTTAGAAACCTTCTTGTCGCTCCAAGATGTAGATGACTAGGTGCA
This portion of the Papaver somniferum cultivar HN1 chromosome 11, ASM357369v1, whole genome shotgun sequence genome encodes:
- the LOC113323937 gene encoding N-terminal acetyltransferase A complex catalytic subunit NAA10-like, yielding MVVIRQATMDDIPGMQDLDLDCFEEENHPGDYLYYEDYLVLWPGLSYVAEENVTGRILGYVVARMEVTKPHGYISYLGVLPTHRRKGIAKKLMSVAQNAMVQEYGPERVSLHVLKSSRAAINLFTKRLGYKFYESADMFYDNGEDAYVLVKQLQGKQQADHIGDGFGHAAGCLSSETARAKLKRQTETLQLS